A portion of the Fulvia fulva chromosome 1, complete sequence genome contains these proteins:
- a CDS encoding Malonate--CoA ligase ACSF3, mitochondrial, giving the protein MIIRSASPSLNAFLYYAVRSAARSTLRRPTRRLPSNCSRAASIQQTSLFSTSRIAMAALQRSALFEAIQKHDVESTAVVHSLSGRSFKYGSLLHDVAAAKDRLLKETGKSEQNIVGERIAFLIENSYDYVVTLLACLASNAIAVPLAPCFPASELRYNVNQSAALALLHSAKYATLAAEVLKEDIEQHTKLVALNKIEQGAQPEKDIEFVGESHLAEGGMMLYTSGTTARPKGVRLPQQVLIAQCQSLNKAWDYSTQDRLLHVLPLHHIHGTVNALLAPLLSGSTLEFMFPFNVDNVWKRLAAPFLSTHQQNGHPPDASRIPITFFTVVPTIWARMLQSWSDFPSDLKDAAGEAIQRKHLRLNISGSAALPTPTKKAWTDLSQGNVLLERYGMTEVGMALSCGLDDSDRIDGAVGWPLPFVEARLVDPDTKEIIPEDATTSEGKERQGEIHLRGPTIFKEYWRNHEATKREFTEDGWFKTGDIAIRKNVPGSGKGKSGPWATGPAYFIQGRSSADIIKTGGEKVSALEIERELLSLPQITECAVVGLPSVAWGQKAAAIVVLSEEGKTAGKGGRQWSALDMRRALHGKLVSYKIPQDMAVVEELPRNAMGKINKKDLVVKVFGDQDRTRRRSITVAEERKAAKAGAQQQSNGIGEAK; this is encoded by the exons ATGATCATACGGAGCGCCAGTCCCTCCCTGAACGCTTTCCTGTATTACGCTGTCCGATCTGCAGCACGCTCGACACTTCGGCGACCAACCAGACGACTTCCCAGCAACTGCTCGCGTGCAGCATCGATACAACAGACATCGCTTTTCTCCACTAGTAGAATAGCAATGGCAGCTCTTCAGCGATCGGCCTTGTTTGAGGCGATACAGAAGCATGACGTCGAGAGTACGGCTGTAGTACACTCGTTATCTGGACGATCGTTCAAGTATGGAAGCTTGCTACATGATGTGGCTGCTGCGAAGGATAGACTGTTGAAAGAGACGGGCAAGTCGGAGCAGAATATCGTTGGAGAGCGGATAGCGTTCTTGATTGAGAATAGCTATGACTATGTAG TGACCCTACTCGCATGTCTTGCATCGAACGCCATAGCTGTACCTCTGGCACCCTGCTTTCCAGCTTCCGAGCTACGATACAATGTCAATCAGAGTGCCGCATTGGCATTGCTACATTCCGCCAAGTACGCAACGCTGGCAGCGGAAGTGCTCAAGGAGGATATCGAGCAGCATACGAAGCTAGTAGCACTCAACAAGATCGAGCAGGGAGCTCAACCAGAGAAAGACATCGAATTCGTCGGAGAGTCACACCTAGCAGAAGGTGGCATGATGCTCTACACATCTGGCACAACAGCACGACCAAAAGGTGTCCGCCTACCACAACAAGTCTTGATCGCCCAATGCCAGAGCTTGAACAAAGCATGGGACTACTCAACCCAAGACCGCCTCCTCCACGTGCTACCTCTACACCACATCCACGGCACCGTCAACGCTCTCCTCGCGCCTCTCCTTTCAGGCAGCACactcgagttcatgttccCCTTCAACGTCGACAACGTCTGGAAACGCCTCGCGGCACCCTTCCTCTCGACCCACCAACAAAACGGCCACCCCCCCGACGCGAGCAGAATACCCATCACATTCTTCACCGTCGTCCCCACAATCTGGGCACGCATGCTCCAATCCTGGTCCGACTTCCCTTCAGACCTAAAGGATGCAGCAGGCGAAGCAATCCAACGCAAGCACCTCCGTCTCAACATTTCTGGCTCCGCAGCGCTCCCTACACCCACCAAAAAAGCCTGGACAGACTTATCACAAGGCAACGTCCTCCTAGAACGCTACGGCATGACCGAGGTCGGTATGGCTCTCTCCTGCGGTCTCGATGATTCAGACCGTATAGACGGTGCAGTAGGCTGGCCTCTCCCCTTCGTCGAAGCCCGCCTCGTCGATCCCGACACCAAAGAGATTATCCCCGAAGACGCCACAACGTCAGAAGGTAAAGAACGCCAAGGCGAGATCCACCTCCGCGGTCCGACAATCTTCAAAGAATACTGGCGCAACCACGAAGCGACGAAGAGGGAATTCACAGAAGACGGATGGTTCAAAACCGGCGACATCGCCATCCGTAAGAACGTCCCCGGATCCGGCAAAGGCAAAAGCGGCCCCTGGGCTACGGGACCCGCATACTTCATCCAAGGCCGCAGCTCCGCAGACATCATCAAAACCGGCGGCGAAAAAGTCTCAGCGCTCGAAATCGAGCGTGAACTTCTCTCCCTACCCCAGATAACGGAATGCGCGGTTGTCGGACTGCCTTCCGTAGCGTGGGGCCAGAAAGCCGCCGCTATCGTTGTATTGAGTGAAGAGGGTAAGACGGCTGGGAAGGGAGGGAGGCAGTGGAGTGCGTTGGATATGAGGAGGGCGCTGCATGGGAAGCTCGTTTCTTACAAAATCCCCCAAGACATGGCGGTCGTCGAAGAGCTTCCACGGAATGCCATGGGCAAGATCAACAAGAAAGACCTGGTAGTCAAAGTGTTCGGAGACCAAGACAGGACAAGGAGAAGATCCATCACGGTTGCGGAGGAACGCAAGGCTGCCAAAGCGGGAGCGCAGCAGCAGAGTAATGGGATCGGGGAGGCGAAGTGA